In the Ranitomeya imitator isolate aRanImi1 chromosome 2, aRanImi1.pri, whole genome shotgun sequence genome, tgtctgcacaagctGCTATaaaccgactccataaggatggtctgagtgcccgacgtccacagatggggtttgtgctcacagtccaacaccgtgcaggacgcttggcatttgccacagaacaccaggataggcaaattcgccactggcgccctgtgctcttcacagatgaaagcaggtccaCACTGattacatgtgacagacgtgagagtctggagacgccatggagagcgatctcctgcctgcaacatccttcagcatgaccggttttggcagtgggtcagtaatggtgtggggtggcaattctttggagggccgcacagccctccatgtgcttgccagatgtagcctgccatttggtaccgagaggagatcctcagacaccttgtgagaccatatgctggtgcagttggccctgggttcctcctaatgcaggacaatgccagacctcatgtggctggagtgtgccagcagttcctgcaagatgaagacattgaagctaacgactggcccgcccgttccccagacctgactccgactgaacacatctgggacatcaatgtcttgcaccatccaccaatgtcacattgcaccacagactatccaggagttggcggatgctttagtccaggtctgggagatctctcaggagaccatccgccgcctcatcaggagcatgcccaggcgttgtaaggaggtcatacaggcacgttgaggccacacacacacaaacagaacatcatttccttttgtcttgaggcatttccactgaagttggataagcctgtaatttgattttccactttgattttgagtatcattccaaatccagacctccaattttgttttacattgatcatttctatgttttattgttctcaacacattccactatgtaatgaataaagatttgcaaccgaaatatttcattcagtgatatctagaatgtggtattttagagttccctttattttttgagcagtgtacatatataGCTATTGTTCCTTAAAAGCATCGTCTCCAAAGAAGAGTAACCCCCCACAATATTGTGCTATATGGTGAAGCACATCTGGGGTTTGGATAAAGCGTcacatgacagtggtaaaaatctGGGGACTTTCAAAATTGCATTACTAATCAAATGTTTGGATGGATGAAGTAGCAGCGTTTAAGGCAAACAAGACACTTACATTTTTAAAAGTTTATTAAAAAACACGTAATCTCTGATCATATGCAGACTATCTGTAAAACCAGAACGTACCCCATAGATACTAAACATCCATTAACATCTGTCACGTAATGCGGCAAAACCATAAGAGAACAGTATTTCCATATCAATTAAAAATGTATACACATGTCTACAAGTCATGCCACAGTTTAATAAGAAATAAAAACTATAAAAAGAACAGTGCCTTTCTTGTTTACTGGCAGTGTCTGGTAGTACAGCACAATCACAATTCATTTCCGCTCAAGATGAGAAAGGAGCTGCTTCTGTTGAGGTTCTTTAATCCAATCTCATACTAACAATATAAAAGTCGGTGAAATAAAGTTTTAAAAGAACGGCAAATTTAATAACCCTTCGATACGTCAGTATTGTGTAAGCAGCTACGACATGTGGTTCTCTTttgaacattttttaaataaatatgaggaATCTAAAATAATTTTCAAAATTTACAGAGTACATTAAACTgagaaaaaattgtttttttttttagatcccaGCATGTAGGATATTTCCAATTAAAACCTTGTCCTTGAATGCGTGCTCTATGTCTCGCTCCTCAATCTTTAAAGATacctgaaaaattaaaaatataggTTTTAATCAAAGTAAAAAAGTCTGTACAATTCTCAGAAGAGATCATTTTACATACAAAAGTACTTTGTGGAAATTACACAACCACCGTTTATTAAAGAAAGAACAGGATTAGAAAAACACGACCTTCCTCTTCCTTTTTCCCATCCCCTCAATACTGGTGTCATATTGGTTTAATTTAAGATTCTTCTCTAGATCTTCCTAAATTGTTGCTCAACATATATAAATTGATTATATCATTTGTGTACGTTTATATACACATGTTTTGATAATTGCTACTTACAATATCTTTATTACATGTTGTAATATAGCTTTACACaagaaaaataaaaagattttgaAAAGAAAAACAGGACTGTTTATTTTTAAATACTGTGTCAATCCTGTCTGTGAGTGGTCCTTGTTTTGGAGTTAAGCAcgattaaccccttaaagaccaggggtatttccattatttgttcctcttcttcccagacccatacttttttttttatttttctgtcaatacggccatatgagggcttgtttttttatgggacgagtttttacttttgaatgacaccattggttttaccatatggtGTACTGAAAAGCGGGAAGAAAATTCTCAGTGCAGCAAAATgcaaaaaactgacctgccattatgattctccaggtcattaagagttttttttttttttatttaagtggcaaaaaatccaaagtttgcataaaaaacaaaacaaaaaaaaattgcaatttttcgagacccgtagcatctatttttcgtgatctggatgAGAGCTTCTTTTGTGCGCGCCAAGCTGACCTTTTTATTgatattttgggatagatatgatgttttgattgcccgttattgcaatgttgcagcaataaaaaaaacaacttaattctggcatttaccAGTAGTTTTTCCTCATTGTGCAATTTACCGATTGGATTACggtaattatttttatatcttgatagattgaGCGTTTCTGAacggggcgataccaaatatgtgggttttctttatttgtttcattttgaatggggcaaatggtgggtgatttgagcttttttttgcttcaatagtctccatgggagatcgcTTATGTTACACAAAGTAACAAAAATGCTTATAGAagttcggcaatgacaaccacacaggggtctcctgcagacaccgggttgtcatgccaactcatctgcgccccgcgatcatgtgacggggagcTGATGGGCAGAGCTTAGATGCGCATCCAGTTTGCgtgagttaaatgctgctatcagagattgacagtcaTTTAACTACTTAACCACACTTTCCAGCTGTCATGTGCTGGTAAAGGTGCAGGCTCAGTCCACATCAAAGAGGGGTAAGCGAACTATGACGAATATATGTCataggtcgttaaggggttaaaagcggaGCACCATCTGCCGCAGAAATGTTATTTACTTGCAAATATAGTGGTAATCAGGtacgttttattcatgttttactgTATTAATCTAACAGATAGTCCAGGGCGAAAAGGAAATTCTACCTGCAGCCGCTCTCTTCCAGTCATCGTGGCTGTGCAGGGAGCCATTAGTGTCAAGGCTCAATACATAATGTGTGTGCTATAATTCTTCACCCTGCACCATAACTGCACATACTGTCACAGGCTGTGACACGGTCAGTGTGCTGGGGAGTGATTACAGAGCATTGACTGTATAGCAGGTGGAAAGGAGCAGCTGCAAAGAGAATAAAACTTTAAAAACTTAATGTTCTCTCTGAGTAACTGCTACATTCATGCAGCCAAACACAAATAAAATACTATATTACCACTATATCTGTaggaaacaagaaaaaaataataattttctccctgctgtgctgcacagtaccacgtctgaGCAGGTATAGTACTGTTTTCAGAAATACTTACTTTTGTGAGGCGGGCTTCTTTCGCTCTCTTGAGACCCAAAATCCCTCTAGCTTCCAGAAGCTGACACAGGGACAGGCATTCTGACTGGCCAACCATTGCCATCTGCTGTTTTCGACACACCTTGCTGTAAGTCTCATAAAGCTGCAAAACAAAAATGTAGTCCAGATAAGTACAAAATGGTAGTATTGGAGAAttattacacaaaaaaaaaaaaatagtattttgACTGCTCTGCCGTAGACTGACCTTTCCCATGGTCACCTCCTTGATTTTACtctgttgtgtgagcagcaggagcGAACACACTACAAGTTTCTGCTGCAATGGAAAGGTCTCCTCCCCTCCACTGCCGGCTGACATTTTGTCACCATACACGTCCGATATGACCCGAGAAATGTGTGGTAGACTGACTTTCTTTGGCACAAGTGTAGATGTTGTTTCTTTACCCGGGGAAGCACCTACAAAGCAATAAAAAAGTTGTTCAAGAAAAAAACGTTAATCAAATGCACAAGAGACGAAAGGAATAAACTCTCTCTGCAGGATCATTTAACATACACCATTTTTACAGCTACAGCCTTGCAATTGACTAGTATGTCACAAAAAGAACAAGATGAGGAACGGGACAGGATACACGTAACTGTCAATCCGATCCAGTTACCATACTGAACACCACCAGGAAATTACAAAGATAACCATCTACTTACATTCAGATCGTGGCCTCAGGACCGTCTGGCTCCTCACATCCGATTCCACTATTTCTACAGCTCGTCTGCAAATGGGAAATACAGAGATGTAAACACATGTAAGCTCATGCATTAGAGATTTCACTTCTAGGATTTGCTCATactgcaaaactaaaaaaaaacaaaaaaaaaaaaaacgaacaagtGTCAATTTACCTGCAGATGTCCAAAGCTTTCCGAGCATCGCCAGAAACAGCAGATACTTTTCTGGCACAAAACTGAATGGCAGCATTATCCAGAACTGGGTCACCCGAGACCTGCGTAATAGAGGAAGAATATTCCATAGCTAAGTCACTTTCAGATTAGAAAATGTGAAGGAGATTATACAAGTTGATTATTTGTTTCTAGGATGTATCAGGTCTGTAACTAGCTGGGAAAAGGCTTAACAGCGGGATAAGACATACGGTACTTTTAATTCCATGGTCAGACCCAGAACTTTGATAGTGTCCTGTCTTAGTAACCCCTTGTCCTATTATGTACAATTGTGCTACCTTGTAGACCTTATAGTAGTGGCTTTTTAGCAGCTCAACTACCCTCTCATATCTTAACTTTGCCAAAGTCACATCATGTGCAACAAGTGGAATCTGACGTGAACATGGGAAAGACGAAAAATGCTTAGCAAAAGTCTAAACGTATTACAGTGCAGTAAATAAGGCACAGTTCTAATCTCCTCACTATATAAAAGTGTGTAGGAGTAGTGTAAAGACTAAGTATTAGATTACCAGTAACGAGGGTAACCATACTATGCATAATCATGCCAGAAATATTGCAATCTACATATCAAGCTTAGGTCTCAGGGTCATATTAGTGTTCTGTGCCAAAAACAGAACCAAACCCAATCAGGGGTGGAAAGTATTCATGAAGGATTATGGCCCAATTTTCAGAACAAGACAAACAGTCATGTTAATAAAACCACAACCTgtaaattatttaaattttttttttttccacaggacaagaataACAATCAGTAATACAATAAGAATAATGTATAGATATTGATATTGCTAGATATAAATAGGTTACAGTAGTAGAAAACCAAAATGTTAAAAGTCTATGTGCAGAAACTAGGCTGACGGATACCAAGGCATTTGTCGTCTATATAGAAGGTCCTCTTAGATGAATAGTTTACTCATCCTGATAAAACATATTTACAGTAAAAGATCCAGACAAGTGTTACCTCACCTGGAAACCGTATGAGAAACCAGACCCTATCGTAGAATGGGGAGCCTGCAACCAATTGGCCCAAAGTATGTGGAACTTTCCAGGGCGATTGTACAGCCAACCAATAACACATTTCCCTTTACATTTGCTTACCTGTGTAAGTCTATCCTGTAGAATTGTGGCTATTTGATCTTTTGTATAAGGAGAAAAATTCAGTAGTTGTGGCTTACACCGCGGCCGTGCCTGTAGTCTAGGCAGAATGCGGTCAGTCAAGTCCAAGGCATTTGCAATTCCTGGAAAAGAATAGAAATGGTGAATCTCCAGACTTTAAGGGAGGGAGGGGGTGACTGCTCATAAACAAGCTGTATACCACATAGTCTCACGCATTAAAATGCTTACCTATAAGTACAACTCTAGAGTCAGTCAGCCAGGGCCACTCAAACACAGTGTATAGTACTTCGTGTCCCCTGCTGTCCAACTGATCCATCTCATCCAACACCAGAAGGCTACAAATGCAGGAAAAAGTGATCAGAAACCATGTATGGGCACATAATATATCGGCTACAGTGACAACTAGCCTATTGCCTAAaccaaggggttgtccaggattagaaaatcCAAATACAGAGCGCTATATCAGGTTGTGTCTCAGCTCCACTCACTAATGGAGCTGTATAACAGCACACGGTCTGTTGAAAGGCATTGTGCGGTTTCTGGAAGAAAACAGCATCGATTTATTAATAATAGAGAACCCCTTTAACCAAACTAAAATCAGCAGCGCTTGGGAATGAGGCGGCCAAGAAACCAAAAAGCAGCTGGAATTACCAGCTGGCCAATATAAGAATACGTACATCATCGGTGCTTTGGATGTAACCAGCTTCTCTAGCTGCCTGACTATATCTTTTCCTGGAAGAGAAGACTTTCCATTTGCACAGATCTCTTCTGCTATAGTAGGGAAGATAGCCTGGGAGCTGCGGAGCGACATGCAGTTGATATAAACAGTCTTGCAGTTCTTCAGAATCTCCTGAAACACAAGTAATGAAGAATCAATATACACATATCCAGATACAGGTTACTGGCCACATTTGCACTTTCTTTCCTACCCAGTGTTTTACCCATCATCTAATAACATTCTTTAGAAAGATGcattaaaaaacacaaacaaaaacacattgACAAAACTTTCAGCAGCGAATGATAAAACACGTTAGTCCGAACCTTGTTCTCCTGCAGCAGCTTGTTTAGGCAGGCAGTCTTGCCAGTCCCTGGAGCACCGGAGATGTAGAGGCTGCCAGGCTTTCCTGAAGATACATGGGACTTCAAGAAGGACAGTAAGGTTGATGTTTCCTTCTCACGTGCCAGCAGACGATCGGGCACAGTCGTGTTAAGGGCACACTTGGCCTGCTGGTAACATGATGCTGTAAAAGTGAAAAACAGAAACCAAGAACATTAATTAATACCCGAAGAAGTTTGCAGTAATGAAGCCTTTGATCCCCAGGACTGAATAGGCATAAAGTGAAAGAGGCTGTTCTCCTAATTGCTACCTGTGGAGGCAGAGGGCAACGTGTACGTTTACATGAACTTGAGATAATCTAAGCACTGATGAGCGATTCTGAATACCACTAACATGATCAATTGGCTTAACAAGAGTATGAAAGCAAACTGCTAAGGAACGGAATACATTATATACCTCTGCAGACTGAAATTATAATTGTTTATTAGGATTAAAAGCTTCTCACCTTCCTGTTTGAACAGACAGGTACCCACACTCTTCCTCTCATGCCGCCCCAGTTGAGAGGAGCTGGAAGGGGTTTCTTGACCTCTTTTCTGAGGAGATGAAGCAAAGTCTTCTCGCTTCTTTGTGGGAGACAAAGGGGCTGCAGCAGCGTGGTTCTCATCAAAAATAAGACGCCTCCCTTTGGCTGGACTGAGAGGTCCATTCTCCTTACAGCTTTGTTTGGGTGGGGAGCATCGAAGAGACTGAGGGATGTTACAAAGATTATCGTCACCTAAAAGATAGGAAATAAAAGTGTAAGATGCTGAGCTGGAAAGTAACACATCAGAgtctcccaaactccagtccttacGGGCCCCAAACACATCATGTTTACATGCTTTCCTTAGTGTTGTACAGGTGACGGAATTATCATCATGGCATGACAAATCACAACAGGTTTTgcacctgagcaatactaaggaaatcctgaaacatgatctgttgggtgACCATGAGGACAAGGTTTGGGAAACATTGATTTACACCAACTGGAGCAAACCTAGAACTCCCACAAGCTAGGAGCGGTAGCGTCCCTGGTTAGAGACCATTGATCTACGCCATTGGCAAAAACAGAGCTTCTTACCAAGCCTCTTCCGTGGGCTGAGAGGTAACTCCTTGGACACAGGTGACCGTGGCACAGTAGCTATCGTGTCTGACTTGCCACGTACATGCAGCCGTGCTTTGGCTTGAACTTTGGCAGTTTTCGTCTTTGGGAATTGAATGGAGCTTTGAGACTGGGAGCGTGT is a window encoding:
- the CDC6 gene encoding cell division control protein 6 homolog encodes the protein MPSTRSQSQSSIQFPKTKTAKVQAKARLHVRGKSDTIATVPRSPVSKELPLSPRKRLGDDNLCNIPQSLRCSPPKQSCKENGPLSPAKGRRLIFDENHAAAAPLSPTKKREDFASSPQKRGQETPSSSSQLGRHERKSVGTCLFKQEASCYQQAKCALNTTVPDRLLAREKETSTLLSFLKSHVSSGKPGSLYISGAPGTGKTACLNKLLQENKEILKNCKTVYINCMSLRSSQAIFPTIAEEICANGKSSLPGKDIVRQLEKLVTSKAPMILLVLDEMDQLDSRGHEVLYTVFEWPWLTDSRVVLIGIANALDLTDRILPRLQARPRCKPQLLNFSPYTKDQIATILQDRLTQVSGDPVLDNAAIQFCARKVSAVSGDARKALDICRRAVEIVESDVRSQTVLRPRSECASPGKETTSTLVPKKVSLPHISRVISDVYGDKMSAGSGGEETFPLQQKLVVCSLLLLTQQSKIKEVTMGKLYETYSKVCRKQQMAMVGQSECLSLCQLLEARGILGLKRAKEARLTKVSLKIEERDIEHAFKDKVLIGNILHAGI